Proteins encoded together in one Hemiscyllium ocellatum isolate sHemOce1 chromosome 31, sHemOce1.pat.X.cur, whole genome shotgun sequence window:
- the LOC132830388 gene encoding fibrinogen-like protein 1-like protein — protein sequence MATKAGSVLTAVIFLALSAANCDEEIGNMHMLDSQERITRSLGKKPASGYPMDCSNVRGKSGVYVIQPNGSIPIVVYCNMKTDGGGWTVIQKNNYPSKITWTEYWTAYKYGFGNVLQDHWLGNEYIYHITSQGTYKVKFLLIDKRNRRRFAEYDLFSIENEKGGYRLHLGGYIGNAGNSMVSTSSSLVHDNMKFSTFDRDQDRSRLNCAQNSKGAFWYNGCRRVDLNTQTMYWSGFCSRCQSSEILIKPNDVCRRAYLH from the exons ATGGCGACCAAAGCAG GTTCTGTCTTGACTGCAGTCATTTTTTTAGCACTGAGTGCTGCAAACTGTGATGAAGAAATCGGGAACATGCATATGTTAGATTCACAAGAAAGAATCACAAGAAGTTTAGGAAAGAAACCTGCATCAG GCTATCCCATGGATTGCAGCAATGTCAGGGGTAAAAGTGGAGTTTACGTTATCCAACCTAACGGTTCCATTCCAATTGTTGTGTATTGCAACatgaagacagacggtggtggatGGACTGTGATTCAAAAGAATAATTATCCTTCTAAAATTACCTGGACAGAATACTGGACAGCTTACAAGTATGGTTTTGGCAACGTCCTTCAGGATCACTGGTTAGGAAATGAATATATATATCACATCACAAGTCAGGGAACCTACAAAGTTAAATTCCTGCTGATAGACAAGCGCAACAGGCGCCGTTTTGCTGAATACGATCTATTCTCTATAGAGAATGAAAAAGGTGGTTACAGGCTGCATCTAGGTGGATACATAGGAAATGCGGGCAATTCAATGGTATCAACTTCGAGCAGTCTTGTACATGATAACATGAAGTTTTCAACATTTGACCGAGACCAGGACAGGTCACGTTTAAACTGTGCACAAAATAGTAAAGGAGCCTTCTGGTATAATGGCTGTCGCAGGGTTGACTTGAATACACAAACTATGTATTGGAGTGGTTTCTGCAGTAGGTGCCAGTCTTCTGAGATTCTCATCAAACCTAATGATGTGTGTAGGCGGGCATACTTACACTAG